One genomic window of Solanum dulcamara chromosome 10, daSolDulc1.2, whole genome shotgun sequence includes the following:
- the LOC129870085 gene encoding DEAD-box ATP-dependent RNA helicase 37-like: MRNSWADSVENVASDNVGPSGGSGASASTRRSSYVPPHLRNKLMAAEPLAPSQGGPPSGNDRSGFNGPTSGSRWGGSRPDYGRQGGYSGGGRSGGGWGGRGGGWGREREVNPFGNDADVDLEQSSDQENTGINFDAYEDIPVETSGENVPPPVNTFAEIDLGEAVNLNIRRCKYVKPTPVQRYAIPISLAGRDLMACAQTGSGKTAAFCFPIISGIMRGNFPQRPRGVRTVFPLALILSPTRELSMQIHEEAKKFSYQTGVRVVVAYGGAPINQQLRELERGVDILVATPGRLFDLLERAKVSLQMIRYLALDEADRMLDMGFEPQIRRIVEQMDMPPPGERQTMLFSATFPKEIQRLASDFLANYIFLAVGRVGSSTDLIVQRVEFVHDGDKRSHLMDLLHAQMANGVHGKHALTLVFVETKKGTDALEHWLCINGFPATAIHGDRTQQEREQALRTFKRGDTPILVATDVAARGLDIPHVSHVINFDLPNDIDDYVHRIGRTGRAGKTGLATAFFNDGNLSMAKPLADLMQEANQEVPEWLTRYASRSYGGGRNRRAGGGRFGGRDFRRDSSYNRSGGGGGGGVNYYDGGNSSGGYGNYSGGYGPGVTSAWD, translated from the exons ATGAGGAACTCATGGGCAGATTCTGTTGAGAATGTAGCTTCTGATAATGTTGGGCCAAGTGGGGGGAGTGGAGCTTCTGCTTCTACAAGAAGATCATCTTATGTCCCACCACACCTTCGCAACAAACTGATGGCAGCAGAACCTCTAGCTCCATCGCAGGGTGGCCCACCTTCTGGTAATGACCGCTCAGGCTTCAATGGACCAACTAGTGGGTCTCGATGGGGTGGTTCTAGGCCAGATTATGGACGCCAAGGGGGGTATAGTGGTGGTGGCCGCAGCGGAGGTGGTTGGGGTGGTAGAGGAGGTGGTTGGGGTAGAGAGCGGGAAGTTAACCCTTTTGGTAATGATGCAGATGTGGACTTGGAGCAATCGTCTGATCAGGAGAATACAGGAATAAATTTTGATGCTTATGAGGATATTCCAGTGGAAACAAGTGGAGAAAATGTGCCACCTCCTGTTAATACATTCGCCGAGATAGATTTAGGGGAGGCCGTTAACTTGAATATTAGGAGGTGCAAATATGTGAAGCCGACTCCTGTCCAGCGATATGCGATTCCCATCTCCTTAGCAGGACGAGATCTCATGGCCTGTGCCCAGACTGGATCCGGCAAGACAGCTGCCTTTTGTTTCCCAATTATTAGTGGAATCATGAGGGGGAATTTTCCGCAACGGCCTCGCGGGGTGCGGACAGTGTTTCCCCTTGCTCTTATTCTCTCACCAACAAGAGAGCTCTCAATGCAG ATACACGAGGAAGCTAAAAAATTTTCTTATCAGACTGGTGTTAGAGTAGTAGTGGCCTATGGTGGAGCCCCGATTAATCAGCAG CTCCGAGAGCTTGAGAGAGGAGTTGATATTCTTGTGGCAACTCCTGGAAGACTGTTCGATTTACTTGAGAGAGCAAAAGTTTCATTACAGATGATTAGATATTTAGCTCTCGATGAGGCAGATCGTATGCTGGACATGGGGTTCGAACCTCAAATTAGAAGGATAGTGGAGCAAATGGATATGCCTCCACCTGGTGAAAGACAGACTATGCTGTTCAGTGCTACATTCCCAAAAGAGATTCAG AGACTGGCCTCTGATTTTCTTGCAAACTACATATTTTTGGCAGTTGGACGGGTTGGTTCTAGTACTGACTTGATTGTTCAACGAGTTGAATTTGTTCATGATGGTGACAAGAGAAGCCATCTTATGGATCTACTTCATGCACAGATGGCTAATGGGGTTCACGGCAAG CATGCTCTAACTTTGGTATTTGTCGAAACAAAGAAGGGTACTGATGCATTGGAGCATTGGCTGTGTATTAATGGGTTTCCTGCAACTGCCATTCATGGTGATAGGACTCAGCAG GAAAGGGAGCAAGCGTTGAGAACATTCAAGAGAGGAGATACCCCAATTTTAGTTGCGACGGATGTGGCTGCTCGAGGCCTTGATATCCCTCATGTTTCTCATGTTATCAACTTTGATCTTCCCAATGACATTGATGATTATGTGCACCGTATAGGAAGGACAGGTCGTGCAGGAAAGACAGGATTAGCAACTGCTTTCTTTAATGATGGTAACCTTTCGATGGCCAAACCACTAGCTGACTTGATGCAAGAAGCTAATCAGGAGGTACCTGAATGGTTGACTCGTTATGCTAGCCGTTCATACGGAGGAGGTAGAAACAGGCGGGCTGGTGGAGGCCGTTTTGGTGGGCGTGACTTCAGGAGGGATTCCTCATACAATAGAAGTGGAGGTGGAGGTGGAGGTGGTGTGAACTACTATGATGGAGGTAATAGTAGTGGTGGTTATGGCAATTACAGTGGGGGATATGGTCCTGGAGTAACTAGTGCTTGGGACTAG